From the Candidatus Omnitrophota bacterium genome, the window TTGCCGCTGTTCAAATCCGGGAATATCAGGACATTCGCCCCGCCTTTCCATTCGCCTCCGGTTTTTTTAACGGCTATCTCCGGCACAAGCGCCGCGTCGGCCTGGATTTCGCCGATGAACTCAAAATCTCTTTTTTCGCTCTTCAGGATTTCCCAGGCACGGCGGACCTTACCGGGAGAAAGGGCCTTAGCCGAACCCAGCGTAGAAAACGACAGGAGGGCGACTTTCGCGTCGGGGCCTACAAAAGTTTTATATGATCGAGCCGTCCGGAGAGCTATATCAGCAAGCTGCTCTGACGTCGGCGCGGGTATTATAGCGCAGTCGGCGAAAAGAAAATTACGGTCTTTCAGGATCATAAGAAAAAAACTTGAAAGGATTTTAGCCCCGGTTTTCAGCCCCACGCATCTCAGCAGCGCCCGCACGGTATCGGCAGTAGAACTTGATGCTCCTCCGACAAAACCGTCCACAGCGCCTGTTTTAAGTT encodes:
- a CDS encoding phosphotransacetylase — protein: MLDILEKLKSEAKKASRRIIFPEGDDERVVQAARILLREKLLVPVLVRADGLPGIECVRPEGDSGIDVLTDSFYSANEKKYESRAQAAEVLNSPLFYAAMKLKTGAVDGFVGGASSSTADTVRALLRCVGLKTGAKILSSFFLMILKDRNFLFADCAIIPAPTSEQLADIALRTARSYKTFVGPDAKVALLSFSTLGSAKALSPGKVRRAWEILKSEKRDFEFIGEIQADAALVPEIAVKKTGGEWKGGANVLIFPDLNSGNIGYKLVERLAGASAIGPILQGLAKPGNDLSRGCSKFDIMNVALLTAAQCGENN